The Odocoileus virginianus isolate 20LAN1187 ecotype Illinois chromosome 3, Ovbor_1.2, whole genome shotgun sequence genome includes a window with the following:
- the UHRF1 gene encoding E3 ubiquitin-protein ligase UHRF1 isoform X1, which translates to MTRIWHSHGGVIDGRTDQGCCSLILAAPAGTMWIQVRTMDGKVAHTVDSLSRLTKVEELRKKIQELFHVEPGLQRLFYRGKQMEDGHTLFDYDVRLNDTIQLLVRQSLVLPVPVPGSSSGIKERDSELSDTDSGCGLAQSESDKSSNSGEAANEPEGKADEDECDETELGLYKVGEYVDARDTNMGAWFEAKVIRVTRKAPAHDQPSSSSSKPEDDIIYHVKYDDYPENGVVQMTSQNVRARARHTIKWEDLQVGQVVMVNYNPDLPKDRGFWYDAEILRKRETRTARELHANVRIGGDSLNDCRIVFVDEVFKIERPGEGNPMVENPMRRKSGPSCKHCKDDERKLCRMCACHVCGGKQDPDKQLMCDECDMAFHIYCLCPPLSSVPPEEEWYCPDCRIDSSEVVQAGEKLKESKKKAKMASATSSSQRDWGKGMACVGRTKECTIVPSNHFGPIPGIPVGTMWRFRVQVSESGVHRPHVAGIHGRSNHGAYSLVLAGGYEDDVDHGNSFTYTGSGGRDLSGNKRTAEQSCDQKLTNTNRALALNCFAPINDLKGAEAKDWRSGKPVRVVRNVKGRKHSKYAPIEGNRYDGIYKVVRYWPEKGKSGFLVWRFLLRRDDVEPGPWTKEGKDRIKKLGLTMQYPEGYLEALARKEKENSKRAALDKEEEDGEEGFTSPRKGKRKSKSAGGDGSSQGTPKKTKVEPYSLTTQQSSLIKEDKSNMKLWTEILKSLKDGPKFLSKVEETFQCICCQELVFRPITTVCQHNVCKDCLDRSFKAQVFSCPACRYDLGRSYAMTVNQPLQAVLSQLFPGYGSGR; encoded by the exons ATGACCCGAATATGGCACAGCCATGGTGGTGTTATTGACGGCAGAACTGACCAGGGGTGTTGCTCCCTCATCCTCGCAGCTCCAGCAGGCACCATGTGGATCCAGGTTCGCACCATGGACGGGAAGGTGGCCCACACCGTGGACTCCTTGTCCAGGCTGACCAAGGTGGAGGAGCTGAGAAAGAAGATCCAGGAGCTATTCCACGTGGAGCCAGGCCTGCAGAGGCTTTTCTACCGGGGCAAGCAG ATGGAGGACGGCCACACGCTGTTTGACTACGACGTCCGCCTGAACGACACCATCCAGCTCCTGGTCCGGCAGAGCCTTGTGCTGCCCGTCCCTGTTCCCGGCAGCAGCAGTGGAATCAAGGAGAGGGACTCTGAGCTCTCGGACACAGACTCTGGCTGCGGCCTGGCCCAGAGCGAGTCGGACAAGTCCTCCAACAGCGGTGAGGCCGCCAatgagccagaagggaaggcaGACGAGGATGAGTGTGATGAGACGGAGCTGGGCCTCTACAAG GTCGGCGAGTATGTGGATGCAAGGGACACGAATATGGGCGCGTGGTTCGAGGCCAAGGTCATCAGGGTAACAAGGAAGGCTCCGGCTCACGACCAGCCCAGCAGCTCCAGCTCAAAGCCAGAGGACGACATCATCTATCACGTGAAATACGATGA CTACCCAGAGAACGGAGTGGTCCAGATGACCTCACAGAACGTCCGGGCTCGAGCCCGACACACCATCAAGTGGGAGGACCTGCAGGTGGGCCAGGTGGTCATGGTCAACTACAACCCAGACCTCCCCAAGGACCGCGGCTTCTGGTACGATGCCGAGATCCTGCGGAAACGTGAGACCAGGACGGCACGGGAGCTGCACGCCAACGTCAGGATCGG GGGTGATTCTCTCAACGACTGTCGGATTGTCTTCGTGGATGAAGTTTTCAAGATCGAGCGTCCGGGCGAGGGGAACCCCATGGTGGAAAACCCGATGAGAA GGAAGAGCGGGCCCTCCTGCAAACACTGTAAGGACGATGAGCGGAAGCTATGCCGCATGTGCGCCTGCCACGTGTGCGGGGGCAAGCAGGACCCCGACAAGCAGCTGATGTGCGACGAGTGCGACATGGCCTTCCACATCTACTGCCTGTGCCCACCACTCAGCAGTGTGCCCCCTGAGGAGGAGTG GTACTGCCCTGACTGCCGGATCGACTCCAGCGAGGTGGTGCAGGCGGGCGAGAAGCTGAAGGAGAGTAAGAAGAAGGCGAAGATGGCGTCGGCCACATCATCCTCGCAGCGGGACTGGGGCAAG GGCATGGCATGCGTGGGCCGCACCAAGGAGTGCACCATCGTGCCGTCCAACCACTTCGGCCCCATCCCGGGCATCCCCGTGGGCACCATGTGGAGGTTCCGAGTCCAG GTCAGTGAGTCGGGGGTCCATCGACCTCACGTGGCGGGTATCCATGGCCGGAGCAACCACGGGGCCTACTCCTTGGTCCTGGCTGGAGGGTATGAGGACGATGTG GACCATGGGAACTCGTTCACGTACACAGGTAGCGGTGGACGAGACCTTTCTGGAAACAAGCGGACTGCAGAACAGTCTTGTGATCAGAAACTCACCAACACCAACAG GGCCCTGGCTCTCAACTGCTTTGCCCCCATCAACGACCTCAAAGGGGCCGAGGCCAAGGACTGGCGATCGGGGAAGCCGGTCCGTGTGGTGCGGAACGTCAAGGGCCGCAAGCACAGCAAGTATGCGCCCATCGAGGGCAACCGGTACGACGGCATCTACAAG GTTGTCAGGTACTGGCCCGAGAAGGGCAAGTCTGGCTTCCTGGTGTGGCGCTTCCTCCTCCGTCGAGATGACGTGGAGCCGGGGCCCTGGACCAAGGAGGGCAAGGACCGGATCAAGAAGCTGGGGCTGACCATGCAG TACCCAGAGGGCTACCTGGAGGCCCTGgccagaaaggaaaaggagaacagcAAGCGGGCAGCCCTggacaaggaggaggaggacgggGAGGAGGGCTTCACATCCCCCAGGAAGGGCAAGCGGAAGAGCAAGTCGGCCG GAGGTGACGGGTCCTCGCAAGGGACACCCAAGAAGACCAAGGTGGAGCCCTACAGCCTCACCACCCAGCAGAGCAGCCTCATCAAGGAGGACAAGAGCAACATGAAGCTGTGGACCGAGATCCTGAAGTCGCTCAAGGACGGGCCG AAATTCCTGAGCAAAGTGGAGGAGACGTTCCAGTGCATTTGCTGCCAGGAGCTGGTGTTCCGCCCGATCACGACCGTGTGCCAGCACAACGTGTGCAAG GACTGCCTGGACAGGTCCTTCAAGGCCCAGGTGTTCAGCTGCCCGGCCTGTCGCTATGACCTGGGCCGGAGCTACGCCATGACCGTGAACCAGCCGCTGCAGGCCGTCCTCAGCCAGCTCTTCCCCGGCTATGGCAGCGGGCGGTGA
- the UHRF1 gene encoding E3 ubiquitin-protein ligase UHRF1 isoform X2 — protein sequence MWIQVRTMDGKVAHTVDSLSRLTKVEELRKKIQELFHVEPGLQRLFYRGKQMEDGHTLFDYDVRLNDTIQLLVRQSLVLPVPVPGSSSGIKERDSELSDTDSGCGLAQSESDKSSNSGEAANEPEGKADEDECDETELGLYKVGEYVDARDTNMGAWFEAKVIRVTRKAPAHDQPSSSSSKPEDDIIYHVKYDDYPENGVVQMTSQNVRARARHTIKWEDLQVGQVVMVNYNPDLPKDRGFWYDAEILRKRETRTARELHANVRIGGDSLNDCRIVFVDEVFKIERPGEGNPMVENPMRRKSGPSCKHCKDDERKLCRMCACHVCGGKQDPDKQLMCDECDMAFHIYCLCPPLSSVPPEEEWYCPDCRIDSSEVVQAGEKLKESKKKAKMASATSSSQRDWGKGMACVGRTKECTIVPSNHFGPIPGIPVGTMWRFRVQVSESGVHRPHVAGIHGRSNHGAYSLVLAGGYEDDVDHGNSFTYTGSGGRDLSGNKRTAEQSCDQKLTNTNRALALNCFAPINDLKGAEAKDWRSGKPVRVVRNVKGRKHSKYAPIEGNRYDGIYKVVRYWPEKGKSGFLVWRFLLRRDDVEPGPWTKEGKDRIKKLGLTMQYPEGYLEALARKEKENSKRAALDKEEEDGEEGFTSPRKGKRKSKSAGGDGSSQGTPKKTKVEPYSLTTQQSSLIKEDKSNMKLWTEILKSLKDGPKFLSKVEETFQCICCQELVFRPITTVCQHNVCKDCLDRSFKAQVFSCPACRYDLGRSYAMTVNQPLQAVLSQLFPGYGSGR from the exons ATGTGGATCCAGGTTCGCACCATGGACGGGAAGGTGGCCCACACCGTGGACTCCTTGTCCAGGCTGACCAAGGTGGAGGAGCTGAGAAAGAAGATCCAGGAGCTATTCCACGTGGAGCCAGGCCTGCAGAGGCTTTTCTACCGGGGCAAGCAG ATGGAGGACGGCCACACGCTGTTTGACTACGACGTCCGCCTGAACGACACCATCCAGCTCCTGGTCCGGCAGAGCCTTGTGCTGCCCGTCCCTGTTCCCGGCAGCAGCAGTGGAATCAAGGAGAGGGACTCTGAGCTCTCGGACACAGACTCTGGCTGCGGCCTGGCCCAGAGCGAGTCGGACAAGTCCTCCAACAGCGGTGAGGCCGCCAatgagccagaagggaaggcaGACGAGGATGAGTGTGATGAGACGGAGCTGGGCCTCTACAAG GTCGGCGAGTATGTGGATGCAAGGGACACGAATATGGGCGCGTGGTTCGAGGCCAAGGTCATCAGGGTAACAAGGAAGGCTCCGGCTCACGACCAGCCCAGCAGCTCCAGCTCAAAGCCAGAGGACGACATCATCTATCACGTGAAATACGATGA CTACCCAGAGAACGGAGTGGTCCAGATGACCTCACAGAACGTCCGGGCTCGAGCCCGACACACCATCAAGTGGGAGGACCTGCAGGTGGGCCAGGTGGTCATGGTCAACTACAACCCAGACCTCCCCAAGGACCGCGGCTTCTGGTACGATGCCGAGATCCTGCGGAAACGTGAGACCAGGACGGCACGGGAGCTGCACGCCAACGTCAGGATCGG GGGTGATTCTCTCAACGACTGTCGGATTGTCTTCGTGGATGAAGTTTTCAAGATCGAGCGTCCGGGCGAGGGGAACCCCATGGTGGAAAACCCGATGAGAA GGAAGAGCGGGCCCTCCTGCAAACACTGTAAGGACGATGAGCGGAAGCTATGCCGCATGTGCGCCTGCCACGTGTGCGGGGGCAAGCAGGACCCCGACAAGCAGCTGATGTGCGACGAGTGCGACATGGCCTTCCACATCTACTGCCTGTGCCCACCACTCAGCAGTGTGCCCCCTGAGGAGGAGTG GTACTGCCCTGACTGCCGGATCGACTCCAGCGAGGTGGTGCAGGCGGGCGAGAAGCTGAAGGAGAGTAAGAAGAAGGCGAAGATGGCGTCGGCCACATCATCCTCGCAGCGGGACTGGGGCAAG GGCATGGCATGCGTGGGCCGCACCAAGGAGTGCACCATCGTGCCGTCCAACCACTTCGGCCCCATCCCGGGCATCCCCGTGGGCACCATGTGGAGGTTCCGAGTCCAG GTCAGTGAGTCGGGGGTCCATCGACCTCACGTGGCGGGTATCCATGGCCGGAGCAACCACGGGGCCTACTCCTTGGTCCTGGCTGGAGGGTATGAGGACGATGTG GACCATGGGAACTCGTTCACGTACACAGGTAGCGGTGGACGAGACCTTTCTGGAAACAAGCGGACTGCAGAACAGTCTTGTGATCAGAAACTCACCAACACCAACAG GGCCCTGGCTCTCAACTGCTTTGCCCCCATCAACGACCTCAAAGGGGCCGAGGCCAAGGACTGGCGATCGGGGAAGCCGGTCCGTGTGGTGCGGAACGTCAAGGGCCGCAAGCACAGCAAGTATGCGCCCATCGAGGGCAACCGGTACGACGGCATCTACAAG GTTGTCAGGTACTGGCCCGAGAAGGGCAAGTCTGGCTTCCTGGTGTGGCGCTTCCTCCTCCGTCGAGATGACGTGGAGCCGGGGCCCTGGACCAAGGAGGGCAAGGACCGGATCAAGAAGCTGGGGCTGACCATGCAG TACCCAGAGGGCTACCTGGAGGCCCTGgccagaaaggaaaaggagaacagcAAGCGGGCAGCCCTggacaaggaggaggaggacgggGAGGAGGGCTTCACATCCCCCAGGAAGGGCAAGCGGAAGAGCAAGTCGGCCG GAGGTGACGGGTCCTCGCAAGGGACACCCAAGAAGACCAAGGTGGAGCCCTACAGCCTCACCACCCAGCAGAGCAGCCTCATCAAGGAGGACAAGAGCAACATGAAGCTGTGGACCGAGATCCTGAAGTCGCTCAAGGACGGGCCG AAATTCCTGAGCAAAGTGGAGGAGACGTTCCAGTGCATTTGCTGCCAGGAGCTGGTGTTCCGCCCGATCACGACCGTGTGCCAGCACAACGTGTGCAAG GACTGCCTGGACAGGTCCTTCAAGGCCCAGGTGTTCAGCTGCCCGGCCTGTCGCTATGACCTGGGCCGGAGCTACGCCATGACCGTGAACCAGCCGCTGCAGGCCGTCCTCAGCCAGCTCTTCCCCGGCTATGGCAGCGGGCGGTGA